In Holophagales bacterium, one DNA window encodes the following:
- the pepT gene encoding peptidase T, with translation MPTPSFHTSVLDRFLRYVRFDTQSSETSETYPSTAKQLVLLERLVGELRDIGLDDAAMDAHGYVTATIPATSAKREVPVIGFIAHVDTSPEMPGENVEPIVHRAYRGQDLVLPDDPTAVLRFADNPHLAEQIGNDLVTASGTTLLGADNKAGVAEIVAAAEYLLAHPEIPHGVIRIAFTPDEEVGRGTEHFDVAAFGAACAYTMDGETLGEVEMESFSADSLTLTFQGFNTHPGYGKDRLVNSIKVAADFVSRLPKDGLSPETTEDYEGYVHPYVVNASVERTSVKLLIRDFRTAALAEKEAWLEKLAHETVAAWPGASVTAKVEESYRNMREILDAYPQVVENAREAIRRAGLAVRERPIRGGTDGSRLCFMGLPTPNLFAGEHNFHSRLEWVSVQDMEKAVEVIVELCRVFEERAPR, from the coding sequence ATGCCGACGCCTTCCTTCCACACCTCGGTCCTCGACCGCTTTCTGCGCTACGTCCGCTTCGACACGCAGTCGAGCGAGACCTCCGAGACCTATCCTTCGACCGCCAAGCAGCTCGTGCTGCTCGAGCGGCTCGTCGGCGAGCTGCGCGACATCGGCCTCGACGACGCCGCCATGGACGCCCACGGCTACGTCACCGCGACGATCCCGGCGACCTCGGCGAAGCGCGAGGTGCCGGTGATCGGCTTCATCGCCCACGTCGACACCTCGCCGGAGATGCCGGGCGAGAACGTCGAACCGATCGTGCACCGCGCGTATCGCGGACAGGATCTCGTCCTCCCCGACGATCCGACCGCGGTGCTCCGCTTCGCCGACAACCCGCACCTCGCCGAGCAGATCGGCAACGATCTCGTCACCGCCTCCGGCACGACGCTGCTCGGCGCCGACAACAAGGCAGGTGTCGCCGAGATCGTCGCTGCCGCCGAATACCTCCTGGCGCACCCGGAGATTCCGCATGGAGTGATCCGGATCGCCTTCACCCCGGACGAAGAGGTCGGGCGCGGCACCGAGCACTTCGACGTCGCCGCGTTCGGCGCCGCCTGCGCCTACACGATGGACGGCGAAACGCTCGGCGAGGTCGAGATGGAGAGCTTCTCGGCCGACTCGCTGACCCTCACCTTCCAGGGCTTCAACACCCACCCCGGCTACGGCAAGGACCGCCTCGTCAACTCGATCAAGGTGGCCGCCGACTTCGTCTCCCGGCTGCCGAAGGACGGGCTCTCCCCCGAGACCACCGAGGACTACGAGGGCTACGTCCACCCCTACGTGGTCAACGCGAGCGTCGAGCGCACCTCGGTCAAGCTGCTCATCCGCGACTTCCGCACCGCCGCGCTGGCGGAAAAGGAGGCGTGGCTCGAGAAACTGGCGCACGAGACCGTCGCCGCCTGGCCGGGCGCCTCGGTCACCGCCAAGGTCGAGGAGTCCTACCGCAACATGCGGGAGATCCTCGACGCCTACCCGCAGGTGGTCGAGAACGCCCGCGAGGCGATCCGCCGCGCCGGCCTCGCCGTGCGCGAGCGCCCGATCCGCGGCGGCACCGACGGCTCGCGCCTCTGCTTCATGGGCCTGCCGACACCCAACCTCTTCGCCGGCGAGCACAACTTCCACTCCCGGCTCGAATGGGTCTCGGTCCAGGACATGGAAAAGGCCGTCGAAGTGATCGTCGAGCTCTGCCGCGTCTTCGAGGAGCGCGCGCCGCGCTGA
- a CDS encoding FAD-binding oxidoreductase, whose translation MEQASVVVCGAGIGGLAAAHELAVRRGRRDVVIVDPLPPLSLTSDKSTECYRNWWPGPGSTLVRLMNRSIDRLEELERTSGGRLALNRAGYLYLTGVPATARELERQGREISALGAGALRVHRPGDDERAYPPLRLDGCDPTLDGADLLLDPRRIQRLFPGLAGDAVAALHARRCGWLSAQQLGMELLDRARDAGARLVAGRVVAIEVQRGAVQEVVIETNDGQRQRVRTATVVDAAGPHAAEVAGLAGVELPLTCELHGKVFFDDHLGVVPRELPLTIWCDPIELAWSEEERAGIAADPALAPLLRPLPAGMHFRPEGGRASRWLLLLWTYHLEPVPPVFPPRFDPVYPEVAVRGLARMVPAAAAYLERGMRKPRVDGGYYCKTRENRPLVGPTPVAGFHLFCGLSGYGIMASQGLAELLGGWVAGGELPDDAGEFLLSRYADAAYRARLDALTSGQL comes from the coding sequence ATGGAACAGGCTTCGGTCGTCGTCTGTGGTGCCGGCATCGGCGGTCTCGCGGCGGCGCACGAGCTCGCGGTGCGGCGCGGCCGGCGCGACGTCGTCATCGTCGATCCGCTGCCGCCCCTCTCGTTGACCAGCGACAAGTCGACCGAGTGCTACCGCAACTGGTGGCCCGGTCCGGGCTCGACCCTGGTGCGGTTGATGAACCGGTCGATCGACCGGCTCGAGGAGCTCGAGCGGACGAGCGGCGGGCGACTGGCGCTCAACCGCGCCGGCTACCTCTACCTGACGGGCGTCCCCGCGACAGCGCGCGAGCTCGAGCGGCAAGGCCGGGAGATCTCGGCGCTCGGAGCGGGGGCGTTGCGGGTCCATCGGCCGGGCGACGACGAACGGGCGTACCCGCCGCTCCGGCTCGACGGGTGCGACCCGACGCTCGACGGCGCCGATCTCCTGCTCGATCCGCGGCGCATCCAGCGTCTCTTCCCGGGGCTTGCCGGCGACGCCGTGGCCGCGCTCCACGCGCGACGGTGCGGCTGGCTCTCGGCGCAGCAGCTCGGCATGGAGCTGCTCGACCGTGCGCGCGATGCCGGCGCCCGGCTCGTTGCCGGGCGCGTCGTGGCGATCGAGGTCCAGCGAGGGGCCGTGCAGGAGGTCGTGATCGAGACGAACGACGGACAGCGGCAGCGTGTCCGCACGGCGACCGTCGTCGACGCGGCGGGTCCGCACGCTGCCGAGGTCGCCGGCCTGGCCGGGGTCGAGTTGCCGCTCACCTGCGAGCTCCATGGCAAGGTCTTCTTCGACGACCATCTCGGCGTGGTGCCGCGCGAGCTGCCGCTCACCATCTGGTGCGATCCGATCGAGCTCGCCTGGAGCGAGGAAGAGCGTGCCGGGATCGCGGCCGACCCGGCCCTCGCCCCGCTGTTGCGACCGCTGCCGGCAGGGATGCACTTCCGCCCCGAGGGCGGGCGGGCGAGCCGCTGGCTTCTACTGCTCTGGACCTACCATCTCGAGCCGGTCCCGCCGGTCTTCCCTCCGCGCTTCGACCCGGTCTATCCCGAGGTCGCCGTGCGAGGCCTCGCGCGAATGGTGCCTGCGGCTGCCGCCTACCTCGAGCGTGGCATGCGAAAACCGCGAGTCGACGGCGGCTACTACTGCAAGACACGGGAGAATCGTCCGCTCGTCGGCCCGACGCCGGTGGCCGGATTCCACCTCTTCTGTGGCCTCTCCGGCTACGGGATCATGGCCTCGCAGGGTCTCGCCGAGCTGCTCGGCGGCTGGGTCGCCGGTGGCGAGTTGCCGGACGACGCCGGAGAGTTCCTCCTCTCGCGCTACGCCGACGCGGCATACCGCGCCCGACTCGATGCTCTGACGTCGGGACAGCTCTGA
- a CDS encoding diguanylate cyclase: MRERREAGPAARGSLLAGFSVGVLLALAAGSGTARAADSLVLGPDDESCALRGAVEVLADPDGRFEPSQALAQSGWATPPAEPQELAPGVYWARLRLESRVTVPTPFVLVPDGHWHRVEAFDDPLSPPREVTGAALPLGRRALQSVRPLIPVLAEPHVHRSLLLRFVALPGHHFRPDRFLAGCEGMAAHFRRESRERHLHGLYGGLMLAVVFYNFFLWLSVRDRVYLRYVLYAGSFASIWLATAGVGLDLLWPDWPGWDEVSIFVFSVMALVCGNRFVQEYLQLGVRQRRLSRLLDFTSVAAIGLGLAALAGQWDLAMDPLALLAFAVVLLQFVAGGRALRSGFAPARIYLVACGALVLGVMAYVLAYLGWLHTSFATRYGAQIGSALEMVLLAFALGSRIRTLELEQREGEDRYRARLEREVEERTASLAAEKSRADAARQEAEQVNRELVEANRRLERITLVDGLTGVANRRHFNHVFEAEWRRAQRLHAPIGVVLFDVDHFKAFNDRYGHAAGDDCLRRVAATLADLARRTSDVVARYGGEEFVVILPATDLPSAQALAEQARAAIEELAIEHADATNWRRLTLSAGVACQVPEVGSSSAALLAAADAALYAAKRAGRNRVEVAAAPATT, from the coding sequence TTGCGAGAGCGAAGGGAGGCAGGGCCGGCAGCGCGCGGGTCGCTCCTCGCCGGGTTCAGCGTCGGCGTGCTCCTCGCCCTTGCCGCAGGCAGCGGAACGGCCCGTGCTGCCGACTCGCTGGTCCTCGGGCCGGACGACGAAAGCTGCGCGCTGCGCGGCGCCGTCGAGGTGCTCGCCGATCCCGACGGGCGCTTCGAGCCGTCGCAGGCCCTCGCTCAGTCCGGATGGGCCACGCCGCCGGCCGAGCCGCAGGAGCTTGCGCCGGGCGTCTACTGGGCGAGATTGCGGCTCGAATCGCGCGTCACCGTGCCGACGCCCTTCGTCCTCGTTCCGGACGGCCATTGGCATCGCGTCGAGGCGTTCGACGACCCGTTGTCGCCGCCGCGCGAGGTGACCGGCGCGGCGTTGCCGCTCGGGCGGCGGGCGCTGCAGAGCGTCCGACCGCTCATTCCGGTGCTCGCCGAGCCGCACGTCCACCGGTCGCTGCTGCTGCGATTCGTCGCACTGCCGGGGCATCACTTCCGTCCGGACCGATTCCTCGCCGGCTGCGAAGGGATGGCCGCCCATTTCCGCCGGGAGAGTCGCGAACGCCACCTGCACGGCCTCTACGGCGGGCTGATGCTCGCCGTGGTGTTCTACAACTTCTTCCTCTGGCTGTCGGTCCGCGACCGGGTCTATCTCCGCTACGTGCTCTACGCCGGGAGCTTCGCCTCGATCTGGCTGGCGACGGCGGGGGTCGGGCTCGACCTGCTCTGGCCCGACTGGCCGGGCTGGGACGAGGTTTCGATCTTCGTCTTCTCGGTGATGGCGCTCGTCTGCGGAAACCGCTTCGTGCAGGAGTACCTCCAACTCGGCGTTCGTCAACGCCGGCTGTCGCGCCTGCTCGACTTCACCAGCGTTGCGGCCATCGGGCTCGGGCTGGCGGCCCTCGCCGGTCAGTGGGACCTGGCGATGGACCCTTTGGCCCTCCTCGCCTTCGCGGTCGTGCTGCTCCAGTTCGTGGCGGGCGGCCGGGCGCTGCGCTCGGGCTTCGCGCCGGCGCGGATCTACCTCGTCGCCTGCGGCGCCCTCGTCCTCGGGGTGATGGCCTACGTCCTGGCCTACCTCGGGTGGCTGCACACGAGCTTCGCGACGCGCTATGGCGCGCAGATCGGCTCGGCGCTCGAGATGGTCCTCCTGGCCTTCGCCCTCGGTTCGCGAATCCGCACCCTCGAGCTCGAGCAGCGGGAGGGGGAGGATCGCTATCGCGCCCGCCTCGAGCGTGAAGTCGAGGAGCGCACGGCGAGCCTGGCGGCGGAGAAGAGTCGTGCCGACGCCGCGCGGCAGGAGGCCGAGCAGGTGAATCGCGAGCTCGTCGAGGCGAACCGGCGTCTCGAACGGATCACCCTGGTCGACGGTCTCACCGGCGTGGCCAACCGCCGGCACTTCAATCACGTCTTCGAGGCGGAGTGGCGTCGCGCTCAGCGGCTCCATGCGCCGATCGGCGTCGTGCTCTTCGACGTCGACCATTTCAAGGCGTTCAACGATCGCTACGGCCACGCTGCCGGCGACGATTGCCTGCGGCGGGTGGCGGCGACCCTGGCCGATCTCGCCCGCCGCACCAGCGACGTCGTGGCGCGCTACGGCGGCGAGGAGTTCGTGGTCATTCTGCCGGCGACCGATCTCCCCTCGGCACAGGCACTCGCCGAGCAGGCGCGTGCCGCCATCGAGGAGCTGGCGATCGAGCACGCCGACGCAACGAACTGGCGGCGGCTGACGCTCAGCGCCGGCGTGGCCTGCCAGGTGCCGGAGGTCGGCAGCTCGAGCGCCGCGCTGCTCGCCGCGGCGGATGCGGCGCTCTACGCGGCCAAGCGCGCCGGGCGCAATCGGGTCGAGGTCGCGGCGGCACCCGCGACAACGTGA
- a CDS encoding phospholipase yields MADAATPAEPPVTVSERVVARTTGRFHLVPGAPGAPLLVGFHGYGQVAAAQLRELVQLPDLDGWSLAAVEALHPFYTRQGEVVRSWMTREDRESAIADNVAYVASVLARLHEIVPFPFWVSCGFSQGAAMAWRAAVGLSASAPSCRAVIALGGDVPPDLDGLSELPVRRALLGRGAADEWYTPEKLAADRSRLAARGLEPEVCEFSGGHEWTAQFRERASLFLRSLA; encoded by the coding sequence GTGGCTGACGCCGCCACCCCGGCCGAACCGCCGGTCACGGTGAGCGAGCGGGTGGTCGCCCGCACCACCGGCCGCTTCCATCTCGTCCCCGGGGCCCCGGGGGCGCCGCTGCTCGTCGGCTTCCACGGCTACGGTCAGGTCGCCGCCGCGCAGCTACGCGAGCTGGTGCAACTGCCCGACCTCGACGGCTGGTCGCTCGCGGCCGTCGAAGCGCTCCACCCTTTCTACACCCGCCAGGGGGAGGTGGTCCGCAGTTGGATGACGCGCGAGGACCGCGAGTCGGCGATCGCCGACAACGTCGCCTACGTTGCTTCGGTGCTGGCGCGTCTGCACGAGATCGTGCCGTTTCCTTTCTGGGTCTCCTGCGGCTTTTCCCAGGGAGCGGCGATGGCCTGGCGCGCTGCGGTCGGACTCTCGGCCTCCGCGCCGAGCTGTCGGGCGGTGATCGCGCTCGGCGGCGACGTGCCTCCCGACCTCGATGGGCTGTCCGAGCTTCCGGTGCGACGCGCGTTGCTCGGCCGGGGCGCCGCGGACGAGTGGTACACCCCGGAGAAGCTCGCCGCCGACCGATCGCGCCTCGCGGCGCGCGGGCTCGAGCCGGAGGTGTGCGAGTTCTCCGGCGGGCACGAGTGGACCGCCCAGTTCCGCGAACGGGCGAGCCTCTTCTTGCGCTCACTCGCTTGA
- a CDS encoding tryptophan synthase subunit alpha, translating to MSAIAATFARCEAEGRAAFVPFLVAGDPDLAATERLLTAMARAGADLVELGVPFSDPIADGAVIQAAAARALAGGTTLSRILELVARCRARVGVPIVLFTYFNPLLAHGLERFAEQAAASGVDGVLIVDLPPEEAEEEVLPALRAEGLDTIFLLAPTSTRERVERVARLGSGFVYYVSRTGTTGVREQLPESLAREVAAVRKRVKLPVAVGFGVSSPEQVAEVAACADGVVVGSALVRLAAECADEPDFVALVGERTRQLAAATVRPAKQPRGLFGLRRGRG from the coding sequence ATGAGCGCGATCGCGGCGACCTTCGCCCGTTGCGAGGCCGAGGGGCGAGCGGCGTTCGTCCCCTTCCTGGTGGCCGGCGATCCCGACCTCGCTGCCACCGAGCGGTTGTTGACGGCCATGGCGCGTGCCGGCGCCGACCTCGTCGAGCTCGGCGTGCCGTTCTCCGATCCGATCGCCGACGGGGCGGTGATCCAGGCCGCCGCGGCGCGAGCGCTCGCCGGCGGAACGACGCTCTCGCGCATCCTCGAGCTGGTGGCGCGTTGCCGGGCGCGTGTCGGTGTGCCGATCGTCCTCTTCACCTATTTCAATCCGCTGCTGGCCCACGGCCTCGAGCGCTTCGCCGAGCAGGCGGCGGCCTCGGGGGTCGACGGCGTGCTGATCGTCGACCTGCCGCCCGAAGAAGCGGAGGAGGAGGTGCTGCCCGCGCTCCGTGCCGAGGGGCTCGACACGATCTTCCTGCTCGCGCCGACCAGCACGCGAGAGCGCGTCGAGCGCGTCGCGCGGCTCGGCAGCGGCTTCGTCTACTACGTCTCGCGCACCGGGACCACCGGCGTGCGCGAGCAGCTCCCGGAGTCGCTCGCCCGCGAGGTCGCGGCGGTCCGGAAACGGGTGAAGCTGCCGGTGGCGGTCGGGTTCGGCGTCTCCTCGCCGGAGCAGGTTGCCGAAGTGGCGGCCTGCGCCGACGGCGTCGTCGTCGGGAGCGCGCTCGTCCGCCTGGCGGCGGAGTGCGCCGACGAGCCCGACTTCGTGGCGCTCGTCGGCGAACGGACGCGTCAGCTCGCGGCAGCGACCGTCCGTCCGGCCAAGCAACCGCGCGGGCTCTTCGGGCTGCGGAGGGGGCGTGGCTGA
- the trpB gene encoding tryptophan synthase subunit beta — MASWKSGPDARGRFGPYGGRYAPETLMAPLAELAAAYDKARRDRRFRDRLADLLSHWAGRPTPLYFAERLSRELGGARLFLKREDLLHTGAHKINNALGQALLAERMGKRRVIAETGAGQHGVATATAAALLGLECVVYMGEEDMRRQRLNVDRMRLLGAEVVAVDAGSRTLKDAINEAMRDWVTNVRTTHYILGSVLGPDPFPRMVRDFHRVIGEECRRQLKKAVGRSEPDVVIACVGGGSNALGIFTAFLDRPRVRLIGVEAGGRGEDLGEHAARFAGGALGVLHGTRTYVLQDEAGQVAPTHSVSAGLDYPAVGPEHAELRDRRRVEYVSATDDEAVAAFHRLAECEGILPALETAHALAEAFQRAPRLSRRHVLVVNLSGRGDKDVESVLAFDAAKRAPRRRSGGGA; from the coding sequence ATGGCGAGTTGGAAGTCCGGACCTGACGCGCGCGGTCGCTTCGGGCCGTACGGCGGGCGCTACGCGCCCGAGACCCTGATGGCGCCGCTCGCCGAGCTCGCTGCGGCCTACGACAAGGCGCGGCGCGACCGGCGCTTCCGGGATCGCCTCGCCGATCTCCTCTCCCACTGGGCGGGGCGGCCGACGCCGCTCTACTTCGCCGAGCGCCTCTCGCGCGAGCTCGGCGGCGCGCGGCTCTTCCTCAAGCGCGAGGACCTGCTCCACACCGGCGCGCACAAGATCAACAACGCCCTGGGGCAGGCGCTGCTCGCCGAGCGGATGGGCAAGCGCCGGGTGATCGCCGAAACCGGTGCCGGCCAGCACGGCGTGGCCACCGCCACGGCGGCGGCGCTGCTCGGTCTCGAGTGCGTCGTCTACATGGGCGAGGAGGACATGCGGCGGCAACGCCTCAACGTCGATCGCATGCGCCTGCTCGGCGCCGAGGTCGTCGCCGTCGACGCGGGCAGCCGCACGCTCAAGGACGCGATCAACGAGGCGATGCGTGACTGGGTGACGAACGTCCGCACGACTCACTACATTCTCGGCTCGGTGCTCGGTCCCGACCCGTTCCCCCGGATGGTGCGCGATTTCCACCGGGTCATCGGCGAGGAGTGCCGGCGGCAGCTGAAGAAGGCGGTCGGGCGCTCCGAGCCCGACGTGGTCATCGCCTGCGTCGGCGGCGGCAGCAACGCGCTCGGCATCTTCACCGCCTTCCTCGACCGGCCGCGGGTGCGACTGATCGGGGTCGAGGCCGGCGGGCGAGGAGAGGACCTCGGCGAGCACGCGGCGCGCTTCGCCGGCGGGGCCCTCGGCGTGCTGCACGGCACGCGCACCTACGTGTTGCAAGACGAGGCCGGGCAGGTCGCGCCGACCCACTCGGTCTCGGCGGGCCTCGACTATCCGGCGGTCGGTCCGGAACATGCCGAGCTGCGCGATCGCCGACGCGTCGAGTACGTCAGCGCGACCGACGACGAAGCGGTCGCCGCCTTCCATCGACTGGCGGAGTGCGAGGGGATCCTCCCCGCCCTGGAGACCGCCCACGCTCTCGCCGAGGCGTTCCAGCGCGCGCCGCGCCTCTCGCGGCGGCACGTCCTGGTGGTGAACCTCTCCGGCCGCGGCGACAAGGACGTCGAGTCGGTCCTCGCGTTCGACGCGGCGAAGCGGGCGCCGCGGCGCCGCAGTGGAGGTGGCGCATGA
- a CDS encoding phosphoribosylanthranilate isomerase: MSHLPCVKICGVTRVADALLAVELGAAMIGLNFYAGSPRRVATDRAREIAREVGERALRVGVFVGAPLDEVRRTMEAVELDLAQLHGDEPDGTVRELGARAVKVFRGGAAAVDFAPFPQAWGFLVDSADRLRYGGTGETWSWERLPRPSSGRPVLVAGGIAPGNARAALAATGADGIDVASGVESAPGVKDAALLRRLFEEVGHGELEVRT; the protein is encoded by the coding sequence ATGAGCCATCTCCCGTGCGTCAAGATCTGCGGAGTGACCCGCGTCGCCGACGCGCTGCTCGCCGTCGAGCTCGGCGCGGCGATGATCGGGCTGAACTTCTACGCCGGGAGCCCGCGGCGAGTGGCCACGGATCGCGCCCGCGAGATCGCTCGCGAAGTGGGGGAGCGAGCCCTGCGCGTCGGCGTCTTCGTCGGCGCACCGCTCGACGAGGTACGGCGCACGATGGAAGCGGTCGAGCTCGACCTCGCCCAGCTCCACGGCGACGAGCCGGACGGGACGGTGCGGGAGCTCGGAGCGCGCGCCGTCAAGGTCTTCCGCGGCGGCGCCGCCGCCGTCGACTTCGCACCGTTCCCGCAGGCGTGGGGGTTTCTCGTCGACAGCGCCGATCGGCTACGCTACGGCGGGACGGGTGAGACTTGGTCGTGGGAGCGGCTGCCGCGCCCTTCCAGCGGTCGCCCGGTGCTGGTCGCCGGCGGCATCGCTCCCGGCAATGCACGGGCGGCGCTGGCGGCGACCGGCGCCGACGGGATCGACGTCGCCTCCGGCGTGGAGTCGGCGCCGGGGGTCAAGGACGCGGCGTTGCTGCGCCGTCTTTTCGAGGAGGTCGGGCATGGCGAGTTGGAAGTCCGGACCTGA
- a CDS encoding indole-3-glycerol-phosphate synthase, protein MVSAGAPPRSLPDVLRRIVARRRECFGLAPAALGLDPPGETTAPPLVANRFVAALAARRGNAVIAEVKMGSPRLGSLAGRVDALRQARLYAALGAACLSVVVEPDFFFGSYELLAACREASGLPAVAKDFVVDVRQLDEARAAGADAVLLVAALYEASELAELAAAARRRGLVPLVETHDAAEVARLAGRDWELVGVNNRDLRSFDVDLERSIALAPTLPPGALRVAESGIATRTDVTRLAAAGFDAFLIGESLLLADDPAAKLAELLG, encoded by the coding sequence ATGGTGAGCGCGGGCGCGCCCCCGCGTTCCCTGCCGGACGTGCTGCGCCGGATCGTGGCGCGCCGTCGCGAGTGCTTCGGCCTGGCACCGGCGGCGCTCGGCCTCGATCCGCCGGGCGAGACGACCGCGCCGCCGCTCGTCGCCAACCGCTTCGTCGCCGCGCTCGCCGCTCGGCGAGGCAACGCGGTGATCGCCGAGGTGAAGATGGGCTCGCCTCGGCTGGGCTCGCTCGCCGGCCGTGTCGATGCGCTCCGCCAGGCGCGTCTCTACGCGGCTCTCGGCGCCGCCTGCCTCTCGGTGGTCGTCGAGCCGGACTTCTTCTTCGGCAGCTACGAGCTGCTGGCGGCCTGTCGCGAGGCCTCCGGTCTGCCGGCGGTGGCCAAGGACTTCGTGGTCGACGTGCGCCAGCTCGACGAGGCGCGCGCTGCGGGGGCTGACGCGGTGCTGTTGGTGGCGGCGCTCTACGAGGCGAGCGAGCTCGCCGAGCTGGCCGCCGCGGCCCGCCGGCGCGGGTTGGTGCCGCTCGTCGAGACGCACGACGCCGCCGAGGTGGCGCGGCTCGCCGGGCGCGACTGGGAGCTCGTCGGCGTGAACAACCGCGATCTGCGAAGCTTCGACGTCGACCTCGAGCGGTCGATCGCGCTGGCCCCGACGCTGCCGCCCGGTGCGCTGCGGGTGGCCGAGAGCGGCATCGCCACCCGCACCGACGTCACGCGGCTCGCCGCCGCCGGTTTCGACGCCTTCCTGATCGGCGAGAGCCTCCTGCTCGCCGACGACCCGGCGGCGAAGCTCGCGGAGCTGCTCGGATGA
- the trpD gene encoding anthranilate phosphoribosyltransferase: protein MEPRRALERWLAREDLSGPEVEHLFGQLMDGALDEAMKAGLLVALSAKGEAPHEIAGAARAMRARVRRVEHGREGVVDTCGTGGDGKGTFNVSTAAAVVAAAAGAPVAKHGNRAVSSRSGSADLLAALGVEVEVEPEQAARLLEQVGLAFLFAPRLHPAMREVMPVRRALGVRTVFNLLGPLTNPAGAERQLLGVFSRARVLPVAQVLAELGCRHALVVHGSDGLDELTTTGPTFVAEVRGTRVETYDVAPEEVGLARVRLEAIAGGSPEENARVAERLFAGAAGPIADIVALNAGAALFVAGLAPDLAAAVERAREALGSGAAAAKLEELRSFAW from the coding sequence ATCGAGCCGCGGCGGGCGCTCGAGCGCTGGCTCGCGCGCGAGGACCTTTCGGGCCCGGAGGTCGAGCACCTCTTCGGCCAACTGATGGACGGCGCGCTCGACGAGGCGATGAAGGCCGGGCTGCTGGTGGCGCTGTCGGCCAAAGGCGAGGCCCCGCACGAGATCGCCGGGGCGGCGCGAGCGATGCGGGCGCGGGTGCGGCGCGTCGAGCACGGGCGCGAGGGGGTGGTCGACACCTGCGGTACCGGCGGCGACGGCAAGGGGACGTTCAACGTCTCGACCGCCGCGGCGGTGGTGGCGGCGGCGGCGGGCGCGCCGGTGGCCAAGCACGGCAACCGGGCGGTGTCGAGTCGCTCGGGGAGCGCCGACCTGCTCGCCGCCCTGGGCGTCGAGGTCGAGGTGGAGCCGGAGCAGGCGGCGCGTCTGCTCGAGCAGGTCGGGCTCGCCTTCCTCTTCGCGCCGCGGCTCCATCCGGCGATGCGCGAGGTGATGCCGGTGCGTCGCGCGCTCGGCGTGCGGACCGTCTTCAATCTGCTCGGACCGCTGACCAACCCGGCCGGCGCGGAGCGGCAGTTGCTCGGTGTCTTCTCCCGGGCACGGGTCCTCCCGGTCGCCCAGGTCCTCGCCGAGCTCGGCTGTCGTCACGCCCTCGTCGTGCACGGCAGCGACGGGCTCGACGAGTTGACCACGACCGGCCCGACCTTCGTCGCCGAGGTGCGCGGCACGCGCGTCGAGACCTACGACGTGGCACCCGAGGAGGTCGGCCTGGCGCGTGTGCGCCTCGAAGCGATCGCCGGCGGCTCTCCCGAGGAGAACGCCCGGGTCGCCGAGCGGCTCTTTGCCGGGGCGGCGGGGCCGATCGCCGACATCGTGGCACTCAACGCGGGTGCCGCGCTCTTCGTCGCCGGGCTCGCACCGGATCTCGCCGCGGCGGTCGAACGGGCGCGCGAAGCGCTCGGCAGCGGTGCCGCAGCGGCGAAGCTCGAGGAGCTGCGGAGCTTCGCATGGTGA